Proteins from a genomic interval of Paenibacillus sp. FSL R5-0623:
- a CDS encoding copper amine oxidase N-terminal domain-containing protein, producing the protein MNKQKKMITSVILSAILLLVCINVVMAAQSTKTLYVDGIKIAKTEGQPVERTETLFVPIEAVVGGMGDKLIWIDEQHSALITKKDGTKINVYLGKSSVIVDGKAVPIATKVINTVTVPVAMKPAQISGKLYVPVEFLKEVMGYDVEVTEEGNAEFVIVGKTPANLEPVEDVPVTPTQAPTPTSTPSEWKPDLKYPVSAEWSPPQIRSTSTDDFQKDKAILEKELGFLKGYMYNIHGITNMEVGNKIIVRTHSEYYVDIQFSAWYGDKTAENDANKIPYIGRELFNFFLPDEYMKLFNIVQDGADGKNIDKYMKPFTLDGRKINIVNSEGSFSIQIGHKKK; encoded by the coding sequence ATGAATAAACAAAAGAAAATGATTACATCGGTTATATTGTCTGCCATCTTATTATTAGTATGCATTAATGTGGTAATGGCCGCTCAAAGCACTAAGACGCTTTATGTAGATGGTATAAAAATTGCCAAGACAGAAGGACAGCCAGTTGAGCGGACAGAGACACTGTTTGTGCCCATTGAGGCTGTAGTTGGGGGCATGGGGGATAAGCTGATTTGGATTGACGAGCAACATTCTGCTTTAATCACGAAGAAAGATGGTACAAAGATTAATGTTTATTTAGGTAAATCATCTGTCATTGTCGATGGCAAAGCTGTTCCGATTGCGACCAAGGTGATTAACACCGTCACGGTTCCAGTGGCGATGAAACCCGCACAAATCAGCGGCAAGCTCTATGTGCCTGTTGAGTTTTTGAAAGAAGTAATGGGTTACGATGTTGAAGTCACAGAAGAGGGTAATGCGGAGTTTGTTATTGTGGGCAAGACTCCAGCAAATTTAGAGCCTGTTGAAGATGTACCAGTAACTCCTACTCAAGCGCCGACGCCGACATCAACACCGTCTGAGTGGAAACCTGATTTAAAATACCCCGTTTCTGCCGAGTGGAGTCCGCCACAAATACGCTCTACATCGACAGATGACTTTCAAAAAGACAAAGCAATTCTTGAAAAAGAGCTTGGCTTCTTGAAGGGTTACATGTACAATATCCACGGTATCACGAATATGGAGGTGGGAAACAAAATTATAGTAAGAACCCATTCGGAATACTACGTCGATATCCAATTTTCCGCCTGGTATGGAGACAAGACGGCTGAAAATGATGCAAATAAAATTCCATATATTGGAAGAGAACTTTTTAATTTTTTCCTTCCCGATGAATATATGAAGCTATTCAACATTGTCCAAGACGGTGCCGATGGAAAGAATATTGATAAATACATGAAGCCGTTTACTCTTGATGGGAGGAAAATTAATATTGTGAACAGCGAAGGCTCATTCTCCATCCAGATCGGACACAAGAAGAAATAA
- a CDS encoding S-layer homology domain-containing protein yields the protein MKRKAVPTLLIFSILFITLCLPVSASTVFPDVEKHWGKETIQWALEHNIAKGYEDGSFKPNNLVTEAEFLAMLIRAFQPEIKSDENGQWANNYYKLADQLSYPNSKEGDNRTRNREMTRVKVAELISATQGVHFRGNEAVRYMLDSGLARGNNPALLSVEGYSPKGYLTRAEAVQFIKNLLEQGKGKLLKSPLNPSDPSFLQYIPITSTMESDPSRLNVNGDPVASILGEPFYLAENIYIPVEPIVRGMGDKFMWINQPENGVIEKKDGSKISIYENKGAALLNNKSVPISKKFIADGANYKPYTPMVVNNKLFVPIDFLTEVLGYPIQTDVREAMPVVHAGELNKESQSVGDYEATPIPKPKPLPNWKPDLRFLPPADWIPPQIVSVATNDHRRNSEILDAELGFTDGRSFNPYGKNAYSNYPLSVIYLGDNSKYMYDIQFTSWYGSKTEANNSNKIPYVSRELFKMFLPHEHMKLFKIMSDGFDGRDVSQYINKPFKLEGREIKITEGSGYNGVTWVTVSIGKK from the coding sequence ATGAAAAGAAAAGCAGTGCCAACCTTGTTGATATTTTCTATTCTATTCATCACGCTCTGTTTACCTGTCTCCGCATCTACTGTCTTCCCAGATGTAGAAAAGCACTGGGGAAAGGAAACAATACAATGGGCATTGGAACACAACATTGCCAAGGGATACGAGGATGGAAGCTTTAAACCGAACAATTTAGTAACAGAAGCGGAATTTCTCGCCATGTTAATTCGTGCTTTTCAACCAGAAATTAAATCCGATGAGAATGGGCAATGGGCGAATAATTACTACAAGCTTGCCGATCAATTGAGCTATCCTAATTCAAAAGAAGGTGATAACCGCACACGTAACCGTGAAATGACTCGCGTCAAGGTTGCCGAACTGATTTCTGCAACGCAAGGAGTACATTTTAGGGGGAACGAAGCTGTTAGATACATGCTTGATAGCGGTCTTGCCAGAGGTAATAATCCTGCTCTATTGTCCGTAGAGGGTTATAGCCCGAAAGGGTATTTAACGCGTGCTGAAGCGGTGCAGTTCATAAAGAACCTGTTAGAACAAGGGAAGGGAAAGTTATTAAAAAGCCCTCTTAATCCTTCGGATCCGTCCTTTTTGCAATATATCCCAATCACTTCCACTATGGAATCAGATCCATCTCGTCTGAATGTAAATGGAGATCCAGTGGCATCGATCTTAGGGGAGCCTTTCTACCTGGCGGAAAACATATATATTCCTGTTGAACCGATTGTTCGTGGCATGGGTGACAAATTCATGTGGATCAATCAGCCTGAAAATGGAGTCATTGAGAAAAAAGACGGATCTAAGATCAGCATTTATGAAAACAAGGGCGCGGCACTCCTAAATAACAAGTCTGTCCCCATATCAAAAAAATTTATTGCCGATGGCGCAAATTATAAACCGTATACACCGATGGTGGTCAACAACAAGCTATTTGTTCCAATCGATTTTTTGACTGAGGTATTGGGCTATCCAATTCAAACCGATGTCAGGGAAGCAATGCCTGTCGTTCATGCAGGAGAACTAAACAAAGAGTCTCAATCCGTAGGTGACTACGAAGCAACACCTATTCCAAAACCAAAACCGTTGCCAAATTGGAAGCCTGATCTTCGGTTCCTTCCTCCTGCGGATTGGATACCCCCGCAAATTGTATCGGTTGCTACCAACGACCATCGTAGGAACAGTGAAATACTGGATGCAGAACTTGGTTTCACGGACGGACGCTCTTTTAATCCTTATGGGAAGAATGCGTATTCGAACTATCCGCTCTCGGTTATTTACTTGGGCGACAATTCAAAATACATGTATGATATCCAATTCACAAGCTGGTATGGGTCAAAAACAGAAGCAAACAATAGCAACAAAATACCTTATGTCTCGCGCGAACTTTTTAAGATGTTTCTTCCTCATGAGCATATGAAGTTGTTTAAGATTATGTCGGATGGGTTCGATGGTAGGGATGTATCTCAATATATAAATAAACCTTTTAAGCTGGAAGGGCGCGAGATTAAGATTACTGAGGGTTCAGGTTATAATGGTGTAACTTGGGTCACTGTTTCAATCGGCAAAAAGTAA
- a CDS encoding S-layer homology domain-containing protein, whose protein sequence is MFKKQFKFLTIALFVALIATSIPQSVDAAEKVAFSDVKKGAWYEATVEWAISKDMIKGYEDGTFKPNKNVTEAEFLTMMLRAFEPTLSSSKSENWAEVYYKRAKELNYPVKSYTDIASRNKVVLRKQVAELISSTEGVNFSGNNAIHYLLAFGLAEGKNPNEVSIKSFEGDKGLTRAEAVQFVKNFVEYGIGGLLERPTEPSNPSELPPLRL, encoded by the coding sequence ATGTTTAAAAAGCAGTTTAAGTTCCTCACAATCGCACTATTTGTCGCGCTCATCGCAACATCGATTCCACAAAGCGTAGATGCCGCTGAAAAGGTAGCGTTCTCAGACGTAAAAAAAGGGGCATGGTACGAAGCAACGGTGGAGTGGGCAATTTCAAAAGACATGATCAAAGGATACGAGGACGGAACGTTCAAGCCAAACAAGAACGTAACCGAAGCCGAATTCTTGACGATGATGCTACGTGCGTTTGAACCAACGCTTTCTTCTTCAAAGTCGGAGAATTGGGCAGAAGTGTACTACAAACGTGCTAAAGAGCTGAATTACCCTGTTAAAAGCTACACTGATATTGCATCGAGGAATAAAGTAGTCCTCCGCAAACAGGTAGCAGAGTTGATCTCTTCGACAGAAGGTGTGAATTTCAGCGGTAACAATGCGATTCACTATCTGCTTGCATTTGGTCTTGCAGAGGGTAAGAATCCAAATGAAGTCTCCATCAAAAGCTTTGAAGGCGATAAAGGTTTGACTCGTGCGGAAGCCGTACAGTTCGTTAAGAACTTTGTGGAATATGGCATTGGTGGGCTACTTGAAAGACCGACTGAGCCATCGAATCCAAGCGAATTGCCGCCATTACGTCTTTAA
- a CDS encoding S8 family serine peptidase — MYKNEEGKEKVLDEVVDVKHEFETIPAVSATVTNADLHELASDPNIAYIERNITFRITGGDFKVTAVPTEQTQWNFQAVQPTKMWDEGNTGAGVKVAVIDSGIFAHSELTIAGGVSTVDYTSSYNDDNGHGTHVAGIIAAKSGNGGLVGVAPDVQLYAVKAMGEDGEGTLIDVLEGIEWSIQNGMDIINVSLGTDTDSSLLKEMIDNAYNAGIVVVGAAGNSQEDANGNPIPISTPTVNYPAKYDSVIAVAAVDNLNQRGGFSSVGEEVELAAPGVDVISTYVKADGTGGYGKSSGTSQAAPHVAGMIALLMQKYPNMSNVELREEIKKYAVDLGAPGRDIEYGFGSLSFNKDVAPPANVTNLAVADKSENSISLSWSNPQDADFATNNIYANDVKVGTTNGEVFTLENLQSNTSYTIAVKSLDQNGNESAGEVVVAKTDADVTAPAEVRNLAVAEKTTTSAKITWTNPTDSDFLRVNLTQNGTSVGSATTTEHEFTGLTPSTTYVFDFKTEDASGNVSAGQSVTVTTDDLPVADTTAPDEVSGLSIGEVTTTSAEINWINPSDADFEKVNLYKDNVFVGDASGTRYVFTGLNPSTNYELKAKTVDANGNESAGEMVTVTTKDNQPVIDTTPPAEVSNLTVGEVTTTTAEVSWVNPSDPDFVKSNLYVNGTLVGETPGTSYVFNGLTADTNYVLQLKTVDANGNESSGRYVMTKTKPVPDSTPPVDNTAPAEVSNFTVVGETNSSIDVSWTNPIDVDFAKANVYLNGTFVSNTTNPFFKFVGLTENTDYTIVVKTVDINGNESIGTSIVGRTKATPVVTPPVDPQPPVDVTPPGEVSSLEVADATVNTIRVRWVNPMDADYAKANLYLNGTFVSDTTNSFFEFAGLSADTDYSIVIKTVDVNGNESIGTSVVGRTQVIPVITPPIDPPVNPQPPVDTTAPAEVTGLVTDATSQTTITARWINPSDSDFAKVKLFVNGNFIADTTNSSYEFTGLVADKPYTIVVKTVDASGNVSAGATLDARTQAVPVVTPPINPTDPDDDVVEIPTNPTPAPTPSGSGSGSNTVIVTPAPEKASSDDEVKTALEKAKESLTIVDYVGAKSAIDSLTDKEKRDEFQKELETLKKELKIEDLPTKKELRTFVPVGISLQVAMKSENYKYIDEASIQPGKNVFVLNSKGELVEDVEVKVMFNRLVVMPKDGGKFDSKETFTIILDTTVKGKASKDSKESFELKNPLILEFSTR; from the coding sequence GTGTACAAGAACGAAGAGGGTAAGGAAAAGGTACTGGATGAAGTCGTTGATGTTAAACATGAATTCGAAACGATTCCCGCAGTATCCGCTACGGTAACGAACGCTGATTTACATGAATTGGCGAGTGATCCGAATATTGCGTATATCGAGCGAAACATCACATTCCGAATCACTGGTGGAGATTTCAAAGTTACTGCCGTTCCAACGGAGCAAACCCAATGGAACTTCCAAGCTGTTCAACCAACGAAAATGTGGGATGAAGGCAATACGGGAGCAGGCGTTAAAGTAGCAGTTATCGACTCTGGTATTTTCGCACACAGCGAATTGACGATTGCAGGCGGCGTTTCGACCGTAGACTACACATCCAGCTATAACGATGATAACGGACATGGTACTCATGTTGCTGGTATTATTGCCGCTAAAAGTGGAAATGGCGGTTTGGTAGGGGTCGCACCCGACGTTCAACTCTATGCCGTGAAAGCGATGGGTGAAGACGGTGAAGGAACGCTTATCGACGTTCTTGAAGGCATCGAATGGTCGATTCAGAATGGAATGGACATCATCAATGTTTCCCTTGGTACGGATACAGATTCGTCACTCTTAAAGGAAATGATTGATAATGCCTACAACGCAGGAATCGTCGTTGTTGGTGCGGCAGGCAATAGTCAGGAAGATGCTAATGGAAATCCTATTCCGATTAGCACTCCCACTGTCAATTACCCTGCAAAATACGATAGTGTCATTGCGGTTGCGGCAGTAGACAACTTGAATCAACGTGGAGGTTTCTCTTCTGTTGGTGAGGAAGTCGAACTTGCGGCTCCAGGTGTTGATGTCATTTCAACATATGTGAAAGCCGATGGCACTGGCGGTTATGGTAAATCAAGCGGTACTTCACAGGCGGCTCCACACGTAGCAGGCATGATTGCTCTGTTGATGCAAAAGTATCCAAACATGAGCAATGTTGAGCTTCGTGAGGAAATTAAAAAATATGCCGTTGATCTGGGAGCACCAGGACGTGATATCGAGTACGGATTTGGTTCGCTGTCATTCAATAAGGATGTTGCTCCTCCTGCGAATGTAACGAATCTTGCCGTTGCTGATAAGTCCGAAAACAGCATCTCGCTTTCCTGGTCGAATCCACAAGATGCAGACTTCGCAACAAATAATATTTATGCGAACGATGTAAAAGTTGGTACGACAAATGGCGAAGTATTTACGTTGGAGAACCTTCAATCGAATACTTCTTACACCATTGCGGTCAAATCTTTGGATCAAAACGGAAATGAATCGGCTGGTGAAGTGGTTGTAGCGAAAACAGATGCAGACGTTACCGCACCTGCGGAAGTAAGAAACCTTGCTGTTGCTGAGAAAACTACAACATCAGCGAAAATAACATGGACAAACCCAACTGATTCAGATTTCCTAAGAGTTAATTTGACTCAAAACGGAACGTCAGTGGGGAGTGCCACGACTACGGAACATGAGTTCACAGGTCTGACTCCAAGCACGACTTACGTGTTTGATTTCAAAACCGAAGACGCATCGGGTAACGTATCCGCTGGTCAATCCGTAACAGTGACGACAGATGATCTTCCTGTTGCAGACACAACGGCTCCTGATGAAGTTTCTGGACTGAGTATTGGCGAAGTGACCACAACGTCTGCGGAAATCAATTGGATAAATCCAAGCGATGCAGATTTTGAAAAGGTTAACCTTTACAAAGACAATGTTTTTGTTGGGGATGCTTCTGGAACACGTTATGTATTTACTGGATTGAATCCAAGCACAAACTATGAGCTTAAAGCGAAAACGGTTGATGCAAATGGAAACGAATCTGCGGGTGAAATGGTCACTGTAACAACAAAGGACAATCAACCTGTAATAGATACAACCCCTCCAGCAGAAGTAAGTAATCTGACGGTTGGAGAAGTGACTACCACGACAGCCGAAGTATCTTGGGTTAATCCGAGCGATCCAGACTTCGTAAAATCGAATCTGTATGTGAATGGAACGCTCGTAGGTGAAACACCAGGAACAAGTTATGTATTCAATGGTTTGACTGCGGATACGAACTATGTTCTTCAATTGAAAACAGTAGATGCTAATGGCAATGAATCGTCTGGACGTTATGTGATGACGAAAACGAAGCCTGTACCTGATTCGACACCTCCAGTTGACAACACGGCACCAGCCGAAGTCAGCAACTTTACGGTGGTCGGAGAGACGAATTCTTCCATTGATGTTTCTTGGACAAATCCAATAGATGTAGATTTTGCGAAAGCAAACGTCTACTTAAATGGAACGTTTGTTTCTAACACAACGAACCCGTTCTTCAAATTCGTTGGTCTGACAGAGAACACGGATTACACGATCGTTGTGAAAACAGTAGACATAAATGGTAATGAGTCCATTGGTACTTCAATTGTGGGCAGAACGAAGGCAACACCCGTTGTAACGCCTCCAGTTGATCCACAACCGCCAGTAGATGTAACACCTCCTGGTGAGGTTTCGAGCTTGGAAGTTGCTGATGCGACTGTTAACACCATTCGTGTTCGGTGGGTAAATCCAATGGATGCAGATTATGCGAAAGCAAATCTCTACCTCAATGGAACTTTTGTTTCTGACACAACAAACTCGTTCTTCGAATTCGCTGGTCTGTCGGCGGATACAGATTACTCTATTGTTATTAAAACAGTAGACGTAAACGGTAATGAATCCATCGGCACTTCAGTTGTAGGCAGAACACAAGTAATACCTGTCATAACGCCTCCAATTGATCCTCCAGTAAATCCGCAACCGCCAGTTGATACAACGGCTCCTGCGGAAGTAACGGGATTGGTAACGGACGCTACAAGCCAAACAACGATCACAGCACGTTGGATCAATCCATCGGATAGTGATTTTGCAAAGGTGAAGCTGTTTGTTAACGGCAACTTTATTGCGGATACTACAAATTCGTCCTACGAGTTTACTGGATTGGTTGCAGATAAACCTTATACCATTGTTGTAAAAACAGTTGATGCAAGTGGCAATGTTTCTGCTGGTGCTACGCTTGATGCAAGAACTCAAGCCGTTCCTGTAGTAACGCCTCCAATTAATCCGACAGATCCAGACGACGATGTTGTAGAGATTCCTACGAATCCAACACCAGCTCCAACTCCAAGTGGCAGTGGTAGCGGCAGTAATACAGTTATCGTTACTCCTGCGCCAGAAAAAGCGTCTTCGGATGATGAAGTGAAAACAGCTCTTGAGAAAGCGAAGGAATCGCTGACTATCGTTGATTATGTTGGTGCAAAGTCAGCAATTGACTCCCTGACTGACAAAGAGAAACGTGATGAGTTCCAAAAGGAATTGGAGACACTCAAAAAAGAGCTGAAAATCGAAGATCTTCCAACGAAAAAGGAGCTTCGCACTTTTGTTCCAGTTGGTATCAGTTTGCAAGTAGCAATGAAAAGCGAGAATTATAAGTACATTGATGAAGCTTCTATTCAACCAGGTAAAAATGTCTTTGTTCTAAATAGCAAAGGCGAGTTGGTGGAAGACGTAGAAGTCAAAGTGATGTTCAATCGTCTTGTAGTAATGCCGAAGGATGGTGGTAAGTTCGATTCGAAAGAAACGTTCACGATCATTTTGGATACCACGGTAAAAGGCAAAGCGAGCAAAGACTCGAAGGAAAGCTTTGAACTGAAAAACCCGTTGATTTTGGAGTTTTCAACTCGATAA
- a CDS encoding S-layer homology domain-containing protein has product MIILMVITLCFWGYKPQNAVANQGANIADIRTHWAKETIEWAISRNIVTGYEDGTFRPNKFVSEAEFLTMLIRTYLPEIQSSKSGNWADSYCEIANQNNYLLDGYEEIEKRNELITRLEVTELITSTQGKHYDGDHAIQFMYGNKLASGSDPNTLTITGFKALELLTRAEAVQFIENLYENGKRELLPIR; this is encoded by the coding sequence ATGATTATCTTAATGGTAATAACACTTTGTTTTTGGGGGTATAAACCACAAAATGCAGTTGCAAATCAGGGGGCTAATATTGCAGATATTAGGACTCACTGGGCAAAAGAGACAATTGAATGGGCAATAAGCAGAAATATTGTAACAGGGTATGAGGATGGAACTTTTAGACCGAACAAGTTTGTGTCCGAAGCAGAGTTTCTTACGATGTTAATTCGCACCTATTTGCCAGAAATTCAAAGCAGTAAGAGTGGTAACTGGGCTGACAGTTATTGTGAGATTGCTAATCAAAATAACTATTTGCTTGATGGTTATGAGGAAATCGAAAAAAGAAATGAACTGATTACTCGGTTAGAAGTAACAGAATTAATAACCTCAACCCAAGGCAAACATTACGATGGGGATCATGCAATACAATTTATGTACGGTAATAAGTTAGCAAGTGGATCAGATCCCAATACGCTTACTATTACAGGGTTTAAAGCATTGGAGTTGCTTACTCGTGCTGAAGCAGTGCAGTTTATTGAAAACCTATACGAAAATGGGAAAAGGGAGTTACTACCCATTAGGTGA